The following DNA comes from Leishmania mexicana MHOM/GT/2001/U1103 complete genome, chromosome 8.
cagcagcgcacggcgaggatggcgatGGTCATGTTGATGACAGCTGCGTGGATAGTGACAGGTGTAGTGagaggcgccggcgcggcagctgtcCGCGCATGCGCCGATCCGTCGAAGGAGTAGCCTGGAGTGCCTGCATGGTCAACGCTGACCATGCCAGTGACGGGGAAAATGAAGAGAGCGCCTTCAGTGAGCACAAGCAGCAAGGCAAGCAGTCTATGCGCGCGTCCTCCGGGTGCTGTTCACGTCCGCCTCCGTACAGCGTGCAGCACACGAGTCAaagtagcagcagcgtccaTTCTCccctcggcgccgccggtggAGGGGCGCAAGGGTGCGGACACGTACCTTTGCAGTCTGCTCATCACTCATCGACTACAGCGTCCACCATAGCGTCAGCGGctcgtgctgccgccaccggtgcATTGTTCCCACCTCGTGACGAGGCGCGCGCCGACCTGCCCCACGTGGGTTGTCACGCGACCGACGCACCAGATGTGGTGGTCCATAACGAGAgcgtcaccaccgcgacAAAGATGCACCCCTGCTTTCCATCGGCGACGCGCAACGCTGCGGTGAGTCGAAGCAGCGAAGTCAGTCATGAGCCTGGCACCCTTGAGGACtacgacggcggcgatggtgttCACAGTGGAAGACGAGTGGAACAAAGGCAGAGCACGACGAGCGAAAGGACCAAGCCAGCATCGCAGTCGCGCAGGGCGTCGTCGGAGGGCCGCGGCTCAGATGGAGCAGAGGACGGCCATGCTGATATCGACGCGCGCAGAGAGGAGCGGTGGACAGGACTGCGCGGTGATGCCGACGCAGATGAAAGGCGCAGCTGCAAAGGCAGCAATGCGCGCTCTAGTGCTACCAGCTCCAGCGGTGCGGAGGAAGAGCCCATTCAGCCGATCCACCGCATCTTCGTGCCGCCACCGTACGTGCACCCACCGTCAAACAgaacggctgctgcgcctaAGAGCTACAGCATCTGCAGCAACAACATCGTGAGCAACGCAGTCACTGGCAAAGGTGCCGCctcggtgctgcagccgcagaacCCGACCTATGCGACAGGTGGGGGAAGCCCCACAGTGCGCCACCTGTGCTCCGCCTTTCCGACCGCCACAGCCGGCGGGTCGCTGCCAGCAACcgcacctcccccaccgtTCGCGGACGCTTCCGCCTCGCTCGTGttctcgtcgccgtcaccgtcggCGGCCGCGAGCCTGCCTGACACAGCTGGTAGGATTCTCCACACGTCCACCCTtccgcaccagcagcagcactcgcAACCCATACCGCCGTGTGTGGCCTCTTACGCCCCTGCTCGTGCTGCCGCCTCATCTGCAGACGTCAAGAACACCGCGACAGGTGAGCCTCCGGTGCAAGTCCCGATCCGGTACAAGGACTTTGTGCTGTCGCCCACAACCGTCACCGCACATGCCGCCGCATCGTGGCCACACGTTCTAGCGACGCAGGCAAACGCCCTTGCAGATGGGCAGGCGCACCGGCAGCTAGCCAACCGCGGCGAATGtcccgctccgccgccatGCAACGCCGCCGCTAAGGCAGGCTCAGGAGCCGCGGGAGCTGGTGCCATTGGCCGGACAGTGGAACGCCAAACTGGTGAGTGTGTGAACCCCTACCTAGAGCGTGCCCGCGGCCgcgagccggtgccgccgccgcgcacgtcGTACGCACCAGGTGGTGGAGTGCGCTACAACAGCCTCACTGTGCCGTATGTCGTGGCTCCGACGACGTTGCAGGCCGCGGCGAAGGGGATGCCCGTTCAGTCTAGCAGCCCCTCCTCTTCACTGACGCTGAGCGCAagcggcaccggcgtcaGTGCCTTCGACAAGCGGAAAGCGAGTGCCGGACAAGGATGGCGCTTTGAGGTCATGGGCGCGGACAGCAGCTCACAGGACTCATACGCATCGATGCCCGCGTCCCAGGCTGCACGCCTCACAGCTTCACGGTCTTTGCTGAGCACTGCCCCGGCGGTGGCAATGCTGGTGCGCAACACGTACGCGCCGCTTCGGTACGGAAACGTGGTGCAGTCCAATACGGCGTCACCGGCCACGTCTAGCATGGCGAgctcctctctcgcgccgccaccatcacctccACTGCagaggcagctgccgcaAATACCTTCAGCTGCTTtcattgctgctgctgccgctgcaccggcggtggGCAGTGGGCGTCTCAGCGTGCCTGGTGTCCTTCGGACGGCGCGTGCGGGTCAGCAGGGAGAGCGTGAGGACTGGGATGAGGGCAAGCCCCGCGTGAGCGCGTCGTCGCTCCCAAAAGACGCTGGGTTGGTCTCAACGCaagcaccaccgctgcttcaGCTACCCGGTCCAGCGAACCAGGCCACTGGTACGTACTTTCTTCGGTCGGTTGGTCACGTGAACGGCGCTGACACCGCGACGCACGCGGAAATACCCCGCGCTCCGCACGGGGAGGGGCGACCGcccgcggcggcctcggctCCGGATGAAGCCCCATCTCCTACAAAACTTCTGTACACGAACCTTGGTGTTCTTCTCACCGGCCCCAGCATGACAACCGACCCCGCGATCGCCACAACGACGCACCTTCTCAGCACTGGTATGCGaccaccatcgccgcggcaccTCCGATCGAACTCTTACGCCGCCGATGATGCCGACAGGAAGCGACAGCGCGGCTACGGCAACGTCGGATTAACTGGCGCGGCACCGTCTCCAGTACGGTACACCAACGCTGGGAACCCGAGCCTGTGGAACGCCTACAACGCGGGTGCGTCCTCGGCGGGCGCGGagtccgctgctgccattGCTGCGCTGAGGGGCGTGTCGCCCAGGATCGGTGCGGGGACCCCTACAGTCGCCTGCGCCGGCGAGAGTGACACGAACGACGGCAAGAGCAGCAAGACGAAACATAcgaacggcagcagcagtcccCTGCAAGATGCCTGTGACACCGGCTATCTGTGCCTCGTAATGGAGCACCACCCTATGGGCGACCTCTGCCGGTACGCGCTGCGCGCCCAGCATGAACTGGAgacgcggcgccaccgccagcagcagaccCAGTCGCAAGCACTGGCATGCAGCAGTTTGAAGAGCATGGGCATCCCGCAGCCCATCACGTCGCCGGTAACCGCGATGACGCAAAGCAGGACATGTACGCCAGAGCGAAGCTCTGTTCAGCAACCGCCAGCCCCCGCAAAGAACACGAgcgagcgcgacggcggtggcgccggggCGGAGGCAGGGGAGCCGAGCTCACCGCGTTCTCTTCACCCATTATCGCTCACGCATGGTGGGGCAGCGgggtcagcagcggcggcctcggcCCTGCTGGTtgcggccgcagctgccacctGGACGGCGAAAGTGGCTATGAGTCGAAAGGACCTCCACCAAGCGCTCTCGGCCGGAGTCGGCGGTCGTGGTAACACCTCTGGATGCCATAtcgccagcggcaccgaTGGTGACGAGCGCGCCAGCGACTTCGATGCCCAGCGAGCAGCCTCTGCTGCGGCCGATCCCACGAGTGACAACCCCCtcacggaggcgcagctgctttCCATTGCGTATCAGCTGGCCTCGGTGCTCGATCACATGCATCAGCAGAACCCGCCCATCGTTCACCGTGACTTGAAGCCCGAGAACATCCTCATCAAAGGCGAGCTCATCGACTACCTCGAcctgcctctctccgccGTTTTGgcgagcaccagcagcacgccgcccTTCACAACCCCGGCGGCAGTCATCGatgccaccgccagctcTTTGACGTCGCTGCCACCGATCCGAATCACGCGCGCTGTGGTGCCCATTGTTCTCATCGATTTTGGCCTTGCAATCCTACAAGACATCCACGGCCGCTCgcacggcagccgtggcggtggcacccGTCCATACATCGCACCAGAGAGCTGGAGGGGCGGTACGTGCACGGCTAGTGACGTTTGGAGCCTCGGCTGTGTGCTGTACGCACTCGCCACGTGCCGTCTCGTTGCCGAGGATGTTCGCATCATGTCGcaggaggcgaagcgggACGGGTTTGCTTCGCGCATACTGAAAGACATCATCGCAAGCAAGTACTCCCTCGCCTTTGCGAGCTTTGTCGTGTCGCTGCTTGTCGTCGATCCGGCAAAAcggccgacggcggcgcaggcagcgCGGTGCTTCTGCGTCGCAGACGGCGAAATTCGCTTTGACCTCAGTAGCCCATTCTTCAGCAACGTGCTCGATCTCTAGCGTATGtgcgcggcgtgtgcgtctccGTGCAGGACGCGGGCTACATGCACGAGGTGCGCACGTCACGCAGGACTCCACCAACGAGCGTTGCAGCGCACAACAGCAAACCAAAACGGAAACagaaccccctcccccgcccgaAACATGCAAAGAGGCGCTTACACCCGATACTTGCagctgtgtctgtgtctgtgtctgtgtgtatgtgtgtgtgtgccgggATGCGCACTCTCCCGCTTGGCTCTCCGTGGCTGACatgtttttttcttcctgTTTCGAATCCTCATCCAccccgtgcacacacacacacacacacaagcctCACCCCCGTTCGCTGATCTccaagcacacacatacacacacacatcactCCCAAGGACGTTTCGGCTGCTCCTTCCCCACCCcgcgcctctccgccccACGCCGACAGACACGCGTCACATGCATGACGCGGCAGTCACGCTTCCGTTCAGTACAagaggagagcgcgagaggcgTGGACAGAACGAGCGAAAAAGACGGGGGTGGCGTACTCCTTACCCTTCTCTGTCCGTGTGGAGTGCCTGAGAAGGGTGGTTTACAGCACTAGCACACTGCTACTGTCGCGCCATCACGGTCACTCGGACATGCTGCGCATCAGCCCTGCGCActttgcgccgctgcaggcctcccaccgtctcctcttcttctcgtgGTGGCGTCAGAACAGCgggcaccgcggcagcgccgccgcgacgtgGCGCGCGAACGCAAAGAGCACGTTCATCAGCGAGGGCGCGATGGGCctcggtggcggtgatgtggGTCAGCCCATGGCGAATGAGGCCTCCGAGGCGCTGGATGGCACAGGCACGAGCACTGCGAGTTATCGGCGGGCTGGTCTGAAGGGCACCGCTGGACGTGGCGTCGGCAATGGGCTAGCCGTCCaagccggcggcggtgccgctccAGGGTCCACCGTGCCAAAGCAGGCGATAGACGACGTCTTGATAGAGCGTGCGGCGCACTTGACCGGACCGAATCGGCGCCCCCTCTCGTACGACCTCGAGATCCACCGCGCCGCCCGCGCGCGTGAGGCGGCACAGAAGCAAGCCTCGCAGGAGCATCTGCTCCACTTCGACGAGCAGAACATGCCGCGCAACCCCCACAACCCGAACCGATGGCGTGCGAGCTGGGAGTTTACGCCGACGCCAGAGCACAAGTCGCTCGTGCTGCTTCTGTACCGCAACGTGCTGAAAGGCTTGATGAACTACAAGAGCGTCCGGCGTCGCAGCATGATCGCCTACGCCCGCATGTGCTTTCGCCGTCGCGCAATGGCAACGGAGAAACTGCTGATTGACGAGTGCATCGAAGAGTGTCGGCGCTCCATCTACGTGCTGGAAAAGCATCACAACTTCACGAAGACCGGCACGTACGAGTTCGACTCGATGACGCTACCGAAGGACACGGGTCAGGACGTGAAAACATACATGGAGGAGGTGTACGACCCGGAGCAGTCCCGCATGCAGTTCCAGAACTTCACGGATGTGCAGCCGGGCAGAGAGCATTTGCATCGGCAAGGGCTCGGGCCCACGTCGGGGTCGCACCACTGGAAGGACCAAAAGGCCTCGGAGGGCTTCAAGGTGGAGATTCGCGACGAGGACAAGGCcctgcggccgccgccgccgcccgggATGGCGAGCTGACACCTGctcacactcacacacacacgcacgcacacgaccCTCTCTCTTTATGGGCGGAGCAGATGAATGCGGGGGACATACTCGATAGATATCGCCCTGAGAACGACGTGCAAGTCGCGCtggcagcggccgtgcaATCACCGGCACGCCTTCCTCGCATCCACCTCTTTTCAGTGGCTCTATcgagaagggaggggcagcaaGGCACGTGCATTCGTtggcgcgcctgcagccTACTGATGCCATGCCTCGTCGTTTCGTTGCGGGTGTGGTGATGGCCTCACACGAATGCGCTGATCTTCAGCTCCTGCCCTTCATGCACGGCTGCCGATGTGTGCTAGCGCCTTCTCCGCGCATGCATGGTCccggtgcatgtgtgtgggtgtcgaTGTCGATGTCGATGTCGGGGTGCACGTCACATTCTTTTCTATCTTCTGTTGTTTCCGACGCCGATTTGTGCGCGCTCGTGTGGTGCGTTCACGTCTACTGATTGAGTGCCACTGGCACCCGATCCCCCtatcgccctcccccttgtgtgtgtgtgtatgtgcagTGTGTCTACTTTTCTGTGACTTACTTTGAGGTGACGGAATGGACACATTGGGAAAACAGGAACATCAatcccccgccgccgccccctcgTGACGAGAAGCGCGCCCTACCCTGGGTGGGCAAGTCAGGCAGTCCCCCAGccagcccccaccccacccctttcGAATGCCAgaccacctctggtggtgacggggCCAAGCGCCTACGACGTAAGGGAAGTCGGAGCGgccggcgacggtgaacACGTCTCtgccatccacatgatgAGCGAAGTGTCACCGCTCCCCGAGCGTATCTCAGCCGCACCGAAGAGATGCACGACGTGGCGACTGCTATGATGGGGGCGGCTGGGAGGCCACCTGCAGGGTGCAGGGTGGGCGGAGTGtggggcaggggccgtgctccaATGGCTGGGCTGGCACATTTTCGGTaacacgcgtgtgcgtgtgtgtccacGGCTGCATTGCACAACGCTGGTGGGGGCCTGTGGCGGTGTcaatggtggtggtggtggtgggtagTAGAGGAGCGTGCAACTCACGATGAATGGCGGAGAGCGGGCACGTTCGAGCGAAATGAATCTCGCTTTGTTGTCGGTGTTCGAGAAACCCGCTCATGCGCGGACTCTCAACGTCTCTGGGGCGCATCGCACAGAGATGCCGGGAGTCGCCGTCAGCCTCTTCTCCGCACCCCGtcgaacacacacatacacacagatCCATGTGTTCACCTCCTCTTCACTACGACTTCTACTGCCGCCATTGCACACGTTGTCCATTatctgcgcctgctcgtTTCGTGTgtttcgtctctctccctctgtttGCTGTGTATGCGGGTGCGCGTCTGTAACGGAGTCGCTTAGTCGAGACCATTCATCGCCATTTCTTAtggacaccaccaccaccacccctccgcTACTCCATCCttaccccctcctcctcccccccccacacacaaccacaccCCGCGCCAAAGGCACCCGTGGCAGCGCTCAGTGCACAGTGgtcgtcctcgtccgtgTGTTCTTTGCGTGTCATTGTTTTCCTTCATTGTTTCGCTTCGTGACCTGTttgcgtctgtgcgcgtcTCCCACCGTCCACCCTCGCTCTTCGCgcgcgagcgcctcctctgTCGGTTCGCGGGCCACCTCTCCGGCTGCGTTTCTTGTTGCACGTCGATTTTTCTTGTCCCTTGCTCTTCGTTGCTCCCGTCAACCATGCGCAACTGGCCACACGAGCATGCCAGATTGGaggaagcggcagcggtggtgctctTGTCGAGCGAGTCGGACGAGTCCGTGCCGAGGCTGTCGAAGTGCCCCAGCGACTTGCACAGCAACGAGAACCGCAACGAGGTCATAGCCGCCGCGGTGAAGGATGACGACCACGGCAGTGGCGACAGCACGAGCCGCGTAGTCAACTACGGCGGCCCgcacggcaacggcagccTGTTCAGCATGGGCAAGGAGGAGTACGCGAtgctggagaagaaggagGCCAAGTACTTGCGCATCGCGCA
Coding sequences within:
- a CDS encoding putative protein kinase, which gives rise to MVVYNTTHNSRYRLLQRIGMGAFSSVYLVQHKTTGKKCALKYIPCKGDRERLAALRECEVIYCLQGHPQVIRIVDMFMNYEFQSASASPTVAGSPTTFMTNSGCKGQASGQQSSRSFPGVPPSAPAATAATLAPSAIAKPAPAPPSAAPASTNTTLVAGRMKGLNDAAMTKVGLGSSTEFRAAAHGEDGDGHVDDSCVDSDRCSERRRRGSCPRMRRSVEGVAWSACMVNADHASDGENEESAFSEHKQQGKQSMRASSGCCSRPPPYSVQHTSQSSSSVHSPLGAAGGGAQGCGHVPLQSAHHSSTTASTIASAARAAATGALFPPRDEARADLPHVGCHATDAPDVVVHNESVTTATKMHPCFPSATRNAAVSRSSEVSHEPGTLEDYDGGDGVHSGRRVEQRQSTTSERTKPASQSRRASSEGRGSDGAEDGHADIDARREERWTGLRGDADADERRSCKGSNARSSATSSSGAEEEPIQPIHRIFVPPPYVHPPSNRTAAAPKSYSICSNNIVSNAVTGKGAASVLQPQNPTYATGGGSPTVRHLCSAFPTATAGGSLPATAPPPPFADASASLVFSSPSPSAAASLPDTAGRILHTSTLPHQQQHSQPIPPCVASYAPARAAASSADVKNTATGEPPVQVPIRYKDFVLSPTTVTAHAAASWPHVLATQANALADGQAHRQLANRGECPAPPPCNAAAKAGSGAAGAGAIGRTVERQTGECVNPYLERARGREPVPPPRTSYAPGGGVRYNSLTVPYVVAPTTLQAAAKGMPVQSSSPSSSLTLSASGTGVSAFDKRKASAGQGWRFEVMGADSSSQDSYASMPASQAARLTASRSLLSTAPAVAMLVRNTYAPLRYGNVVQSNTASPATSSMASSSLAPPPSPPLQRQLPQIPSAAFIAAAAAAPAVGSGRLSVPGVLRTARAGQQGEREDWDEGKPRVSASSLPKDAGLVSTQAPPLLQLPGPANQATGTYFLRSVGHVNGADTATHAEIPRAPHGEGRPPAAASAPDEAPSPTKLLYTNLGVLLTGPSMTTDPAIATTTHLLSTGMRPPSPRHLRSNSYAADDADRKRQRGYGNVGLTGAAPSPVRYTNAGNPSLWNAYNAGASSAGAESAAAIAALRGVSPRIGAGTPTVACAGESDTNDGKSSKTKHTNGSSSPLQDACDTGYLCLVMEHHPMGDLCRYALRAQHELETRRHRQQQTQSQALACSSLKSMGIPQPITSPVTAMTQSRTCTPERSSVQQPPAPAKNTSERDGGGAGAEAGEPSSPRSLHPLSLTHGGAAGSAAAASALLVAAAAATWTAKVAMSRKDLHQALSAGVGGRGNTSGCHIASGTDGDERASDFDAQRAASAAADPTSDNPLTEAQLLSIAYQLASVLDHMHQQNPPIVHRDLKPENILIKGELIDYLDLPLSAVLASTSSTPPFTTPAAVIDATASSLTSLPPIRITRAVVPIVLIDFGLAILQDIHGRSHGSRGGGTRPYIAPESWRGGTCTASDVWSLGCVLYALATCRLVAEDVRIMSQEAKRDGFASRILKDIIASKYSLAFASFVVSLLVVDPAKRPTAAQAARCFCVADGEIRFDLSSPFFSNVLDL